In Candidatus Binataceae bacterium, the genomic stretch GATTTCGGCTCGCAACTCCTCGAGTTGCGCGGCGCCCTGCTGCAGACGCCATTCGTCGATCGCTTCAACGTTGAAGCGCCAGTCACTGCCAATCTTGAAACCCGGCAACTGTCCCTTTTTCAGCAGGCGATAGATCGTCGAGCGGTGGACCCGCAGGTACTCAGACAGCTCGTTGACCGTCAAAACCTTTGCGCCAGTCGAAGGCATCTTTCCTATCCCCTTTTGGAGCGAACCAAACCCCAACCTCCACCATCAACCCACCTATGCCGACCCCGGTCTTATTGTGCCAATTTTCGGCATTGATATGCATTATTAGGATAGATTCCTCAAAAAGAAAAGCCCCCCTTTTACGATCGAAATTTTTTTCAATAACCTCTGACCTTTGATTATAAGGGAAGCTAATCTCTCGACCGAACGCGAAAGCGATCAGTTAACGAACATCGATAAGGCTACGCACGTTTGTTCGACCGGCAGCAGCTACGGCTTGTCCGATCCGACGCGCGCGAATAGGTTCGATCATCGATGGCTCCGCAGGTGAGGATCGGCGCTTCCGGCTTCAGCTACAAAGAGTGGCTCGGAAACTTCTACCCGCCGAAGCTGCCGGGTCCCAAGATGCTGGCGTATTACGCCGAACGGCTTCCGACGGTGGAGATCAATTACACTTTTCGCGCGATGCCGCGCCGCGCGATGCTCGAGCGCTGGGCCGAACAGACACCGGCGCACTTTCGCTTCGCGCTCAAGGCGCCGCAGCGCATCACGCATTTCGCTCGCCTGCGCAATACGGACGAGACCGTCGGCTTCTTCGCCGAGACTGCTGCGGTGCTGGGCGAGCGCCTGGGTCCCGCGCTGTTCCAGCTTCCGCCCGACTTCAGCCGCGACGTGCCGCTGCTGCGCGAGTTCATCGCGATGCTCAGCGGACGCTTGCGTGCGGCCTTCGAGTTTCGCAACCGTTCATGGTTTGAGGGCGACTCCGCTCTGCAGGCGCTCGGCGACGGCGGCGCCGCGCTCTGCATCGCGGAGAGCGATCGCCAGGCAAGCCCGGTCGAGCGCACCGCGCCATATGTCTACGTGCGGCTGCGCAAGGAGACCTATGACGACGACGCGCTTAGGGAGTGGGCCGGGCGCCTGGCGCGCGTAGGGGAAGGCGCCGACGAGATCTATGTCTACTTCAAGCATGAAACCGGCGCTCCTGTGCTCGCGGCACGGCTCGAACGACTGTTGAGCGGGCTTCACTGATGGCGACGACAGAAGAGACCTCTGCGGGCGCTGCGGCGCTGCCCGCCGGGGAGTATCGCTACGAACTGCGACGCGGGGCCGAGTTGGTCGCGATCGAAGAGGCGACGCTCGGCGCGGGATTCATTCGCGGCATAAGGCGCACCCTCGACGGTCTCAATCGCCACGAGGTCGAGGCGCGCCTGGACGGCGGCCTGATCGTCGCGGTCGCGGTGCGATACAGCCGCGGCCCGTTCAAACGCAACGCCAGCTACGCGGCGACCGGGGATCTCATCCGCGGCCATCTGATCGCCGCCGGCGGCCGTGAAGAAATGAGCTCCAAGCTCGGCCGCATGCGCGAAGTCGATGCCGATCTGATCCTGTGCAAGGCTTTGATCCTCGCGCACGTGCGCGCCCGCGGACAGGCGCGATGGATCGGGCGGGTCGCGACGATCGACCCGAATACGCTCGTCGTCAGCTCGCCCAAGCAGACCTATTACCGGAGGGACGACGCGGGGCGGCGATGGGTTTTCGAGCCGCGGATGGGCGACGTGGAGGACTTCGAACTCGACGAGGCCGGCCGCGTTGTGCGCCGGCGCGCGCGCGACGACGCCGAGACCGCGCTGGTCAGCTTCGCCCCCGCCGCATGAAACCGCCGGCGCCCCTCGCGATGCTTAGGCAGCCAGGCGGTCGCGCGGCATCCGGCAATCGCCGTCGAACTGCGCGCCTTCGTTGAGAATGAGGCTGGGCGTGTTGATCGTGCATCGCAAGCGCGCCGAGGATGTCAGTTCCAGGCGCTGGCGCACCACGATTTCGCCGCTGACGGTACCGGCAATAGTCAGCCGCGTCGCGGTGATTTTGGCCGACACCACGGCGCCTTCCGCAATCACCACCTCATCGCCGACTATCTCGCCGTCGGCTTCGCCCTCGATTCGCACGGTGCCATGAAAATGCAGATTCCCCGAGACCTTGGTCCCCTTACCGATTCGCGACTCTTCCGCTGCAGCCATTTCTCCCCCCTTGGATAGACGGCGAACGCCCGAAAACTATGCCGACAAACTCGCCGGCGTGCAAACCTCATCAAACCTCGCCGGAATCGGAAATTGACGCCGCGGCTCGTCGCCTCACCGAAGCTTTTGGTAGTCTCGCTGCGATGGGCGAATTCGACGGCAAGGTGGCGATCGTCACGGGCGGCACGCGCGGGCTAGGTTGCGCAACAGCGCTCAGGTTAGCGCGCGGTGGCGCAACCCTTGCGCTCAACTACCGCCGCGACGAGCAGAGCGCGCGGCGCGCGCTTGAGGAAATTCGCGCTTTCGCGCCGCGCTCGATCCTGCTGCAGGCCGACCTTGGCGAGGACGAGCAGGTGCGCGCGATGGTCCGCCGCGCGGGCGAGGAGCTCGGCCGCGTCGATATTCTGATCGCCAACGCCGCCGCGACCGCGTTCCGCCCGCTGCTCGCACTCAAACCGCACAATCTTACCCGGACCTTCAACCTGAGCGTCGGCGGCTTCGTCGCCGCGGTTCAGGAGAGCGCACGTCTGATGAGCACGGGCGGGCGCATCGTAATGATCTCGGGAGTCGACTCGATTCGCTTCACCGCCGGACACGGCGCGTTGGGCGCGGCCAAGGCGGCGCTGGAGAGCATGGTGCGCGACTTCGCCTTCGAACTCGGGCCGCGCGGCATCACGGTCAACGGCGTTAATTTCGCGCTGATCGACAGCGACTCGTCGCGGCTCTACATGGGCGATGATTTCGAACGGATCGCGCGGGCCGCGGCTGAGCGCTCGGCGCTCAAACGCGTCCCGAGCGCCGAGGAGATCGCGGCCGTTGTCTGCCTCATCTGCATGCCTGACGCGGCTTTTCTAACCGGGCAGACGATTATGGTCGACGGCGGCCTGTCGCTGGCGTCGCCCTTCGTGCCCTGAGCGCGGCGCCGCGGCGCCGTAACGCAATCAAACGGGAGCTTTATCTGAGGCAAACGTGATGGATCAGCACGAGAAAACCGGTGAGCGTGCCCGCGGCCCATTCGTGGTTTTCGCGCTCGAACAAGCGCGCCACCACGCCGCCAGCGAGCCGCAATGGCAAAAAAACGACCGCGCCTCGGTGAGTGTCGTAAAGAACGACGACCTCTCGCTGACTTTGTTGATGCTGAAGCCGGGCGCGCATCTGAAAGAGCACTCCGCGCGCAAAGCGGTCAGTGTTCACGTGCTCTCCGGACGCGTTCGCTTGAGCAGTGGGAGCCTCGCGCGCGAACTCGGTACGGGAATGCTGGCGATGGTGGAGGGCACAGTGCCTCACGCGGTTGAGGCGCTCGAGGAAAGCGTCCTGCTGCTAACGGCTGCGCTCGGGTGAGCCCCCGTGCGCTCAGACGCGGC encodes the following:
- a CDS encoding helix-turn-helix domain-containing protein encodes the protein MTVNELSEYLRVHRSTIYRLLKKGQLPGFKIGSDWRFNVEAIDEWRLQQGAAQLEELRAEIGH
- a CDS encoding DUF72 domain-containing protein: MAPQVRIGASGFSYKEWLGNFYPPKLPGPKMLAYYAERLPTVEINYTFRAMPRRAMLERWAEQTPAHFRFALKAPQRITHFARLRNTDETVGFFAETAAVLGERLGPALFQLPPDFSRDVPLLREFIAMLSGRLRAAFEFRNRSWFEGDSALQALGDGGAALCIAESDRQASPVERTAPYVYVRLRKETYDDDALREWAGRLARVGEGADEIYVYFKHETGAPVLAARLERLLSGLH
- a CDS encoding polymer-forming cytoskeletal protein; the protein is MAAAEESRIGKGTKVSGNLHFHGTVRIEGEADGEIVGDEVVIAEGAVVSAKITATRLTIAGTVSGEIVVRQRLELTSSARLRCTINTPSLILNEGAQFDGDCRMPRDRLAA
- a CDS encoding SDR family oxidoreductase, with protein sequence MGEFDGKVAIVTGGTRGLGCATALRLARGGATLALNYRRDEQSARRALEEIRAFAPRSILLQADLGEDEQVRAMVRRAGEELGRVDILIANAAATAFRPLLALKPHNLTRTFNLSVGGFVAAVQESARLMSTGGRIVMISGVDSIRFTAGHGALGAAKAALESMVRDFAFELGPRGITVNGVNFALIDSDSSRLYMGDDFERIARAAAERSALKRVPSAEEIAAVVCLICMPDAAFLTGQTIMVDGGLSLASPFVP